A stretch of Gemmatimonas aurantiaca T-27 DNA encodes these proteins:
- a CDS encoding DUF983 domain-containing protein, with protein sequence MSPTTTRATTWQLITRAVRLRCPHCGGGGIFKSFFALKPNCPTCGLRLERGEGDYFVGAYLFNLIAVELILAFCVGTFVIATWPNPPWDVITYVTGFLMLAGCVLCYPFSKTTWLAVDLAIRPMSAEELLWHREGGDIGDRELPHV encoded by the coding sequence ATGAGCCCAACTACGACCCGTGCGACCACCTGGCAGCTCATTACCCGTGCTGTCCGGCTGCGCTGCCCGCATTGCGGCGGCGGTGGCATTTTCAAGAGCTTCTTCGCCCTCAAGCCCAATTGTCCCACGTGTGGGTTGCGGCTCGAGCGGGGGGAAGGGGACTACTTTGTTGGCGCGTACCTCTTCAACCTCATTGCGGTCGAACTGATCCTCGCGTTTTGCGTGGGCACGTTCGTCATCGCCACCTGGCCGAATCCACCCTGGGATGTCATCACGTACGTGACGGGCTTCCTGATGCTGGCCGGCTGCGTGTTGTGTTACCCCTTCTCCAAGACCACCTGGCTGGCCGTGGATCTGGCCATTCGCCCGATGAGCGCCGAAGAGTTGCTGTGGCACCGGGAAGGTGGAGACATCGGCGATCGTGAGTTGCCACACGTCTGA